One window of Centropristis striata isolate RG_2023a ecotype Rhode Island chromosome 23, C.striata_1.0, whole genome shotgun sequence genomic DNA carries:
- the LOC131962409 gene encoding NACHT, LRR and PYD domains-containing protein 1b allele 2-like, producing MKDHSSTEDSTPGVNQDKTRETELDATAGPSTVQIPINPPGDNDVVGAAEPFLTPYTWKEFLKPCNVEPLFRPSQFSHQILRLPDRKDTDEGGPSFTISGSTVSIPTCSQSVAPTVSVPPDPQDRPPVIQDSTVNTEGSRTQDVLDLVSESEPGGDRESLVEMEVNYFVTNTTPASLHQTSSDPGWSRRNSSCLSRSHSTPSLSDITSAENKTFRQAGSLPDVLLNTSCEEFTPDITADEDDESYRFQSSCPGLYQCSVTGLVFHMQGEGDVVYRTVPWNRRLLAQHHKKPAGPLFDITCVQQSVCQLHLPHCEIRSTGGCDFLSVAHVNDEGVEFIVPHKITETHVIINITGFSAFGNVKDEDSPPEPVRALVLLFYRPPADPDLEFVLDVLLLPSNVLIGDVQRTRKKFVEDETHIHTPPHCELLPQQEYTLSTCPEDDSVLVQPTKAKFDCDNYDNFFSTFQVNWETVLKHMKLCLRETNSSHSVWERRVCLSSTGVRRWCGPSALNLPPTERLLEIRSRFIDGISGPVLKSLLDKLLEKKVMADSERESADAKQDKTDKARFVIDTVRKKGEAASSEMIEFLCEADPFLCEHLGLI from the coding sequence ATGAAGGACCACTCATCTACAGAAGATTCTACACCTGGAGTAAATCAGGATAAAACCAGAGAAACAGAGCTGGATGCAACAGCTGGTCCTTCCACTGTTCAAATCCCCATCAACCCCCCTGGAGACAATGatgttgttggtgcagcagaGCCATTTCTTACACCTTACACATGGAAAGAGTTTCTGAAACCATGTAACGTGGAACCCCTTTTTCGTCCTTCACAATTTTCACACCAGATCTTACGGCTTccagacagaaaagacacagatgaAGGAGGCCCCAGCTTTACTATCTCTGGTTCCACTGTCAGTATCCCCACCTGCTCTCAGTCCGTAGCTCCAACTGTTTCTGTTCCTCCAGATCCACAAGACAGACCCCCAGTCATCCAGGACTCAACAGTCAACACTGAAGGAAGCAGAACACAAGATGTGTTGGATCTTGTGTCTGAAAGTGAGCCAGGAGGTGACAGAGAGTCTCTGGTGGAAATGGAAGTGAACTACTTCGTCACAAACACCACACCAGCTTCTCTCCACCAAACCTCCTCAGATCCTGGTTGGAGCAGAAGAAACTCCAGCTGCCTGTCTCGCTCTCACAGCACGCCTTCACTCAGTGACATCACCTCTGCAGAGAACAAGACCTTTAGACAAGCTGGAAGCCTGCCTGACGTGCTGCTGAACACCAGCTGTGAGGAGTTTACACCTGATATCACTGCTGATGAAGACGATGAAAGCTACAGGTTCCAGAGCTCCTGCCCAGGCCTGTACCAGTGCAGTGTGACAGGCCTGGTGTTTCACATGCAGGGAGAAGGGGACGTGGTTTACAGGACTGTCCCTTGGAACAGGAGGCTCCTGGCCCAGCATCACAAGAAGCCTGCAGGACCCCTGTTTGACATCACATGTGTGCAGCAGTCTGTGTGTCAGCTTCATCTCCCACACTGTGAGATCCGCTCCACAGGCGGATGTGATTTCTTGTCAGTGGCTCATGTGAACGATGAGGGCGTTGAGTTTATCGTTCCTCATAAGATAACAGAAACTCATGTTATTATAAACATCACAGGGTTTTCTGCTTTCGGTAATGTGAAGGATGAAGACTCACCACCTGAGCCGGTCCGAGCGCTGGTTCTGCTGTTCTACAGGCCTCCAGCTGATCCGGATCTTGAATTCGTCCTTGATGTGTTGTTGCTCCCAAGCAACGTCCTGATCGGGGATGTTCAGCGGACCAGGAAGAAGTTTGTTGAAGAtgagacacacatccacacacccCCACACTGTGAACTGCTCCCACAGCAGGAATACACTCTGTCCACTTGTCCTGAAGACGACTCAGTTCTGGTCCAACCAACAAAAGCAAAGTTTGACTGTGACAACTATGACAACTTCTTTTCAACATTCCAGGTGAATTGGGAAACCGTGCTGAAACATATGAAGCTGTGTTTGAGAGAGACCAACAGCTCTCACAGTGTCTGGGAAAGACGAGTCTGCCTTTCCTCCACTGGAGTAAGAAGGTGGTGTGGACCGAGCGCTCTGAATCTCCCTCCTACTGAGAGGCTGTTGGAGATACGGAGCCGCTTCATCGATGGGATATCAGGACCTGTTCTCAAAAGTCTGCTGGACAAACTGCTGGAGAAAAAGGTGATGGCTGATTCTGAGAGGGAGTCTGCAGACGCGAAGcaagacaaaacagacaaagCTCGTTTTGTTATCGACACagtgaggaagaaaggtgaagCTGCTAGTTCAGAGATGATTGAGTTCCTCTGTGAGGCCGACCCCTTCCTCTGTGAACATCTGGGGCTGATCTGA